One window of Candidatus Mycobacterium wuenschmannii genomic DNA carries:
- a CDS encoding acyl-CoA dehydrogenase family protein: MDFSTTEAAQDLGGLVTTIVDAVCTPEHQRKLDGLEQRFDRELWGKLADADILSTAAPESLGGGGFGVLEEAAVLVGLGRQLAAVPYLESIVLAAGALARFGPAELQKEWGAPAVAGSKILAVALDGEMGDGPVRATSSGDGHKLTGTRTQIAYGPVADAFLVPAETDSGTSVFLVAANDPGVTVTALDTTGLGSIGHLRLDGVELAAGRVVGDGDVVNWITTLGVLGHSAFQLGVLERGLQLTAEYAREREQFDRPIGSFQAVGQRLADGYIDVKGLRLTLTQAAWRLSEDLPAETEVATAAFWAADAGHRVAHSIVHIHGGVGIDTDHPVHRYFLAAKQTEFAVGGATGQLLKIGRELADTPA; encoded by the coding sequence ATGGACTTCTCGACTACCGAAGCCGCGCAGGATCTCGGCGGCCTGGTTACCACCATCGTCGACGCGGTGTGCACCCCCGAGCATCAGCGCAAGCTCGACGGCCTCGAGCAGCGGTTCGACCGCGAGCTCTGGGGCAAGCTTGCCGACGCAGACATCCTGTCCACTGCAGCGCCGGAATCGCTGGGCGGCGGCGGGTTTGGCGTCCTCGAAGAGGCGGCCGTGCTGGTCGGCCTCGGCCGGCAATTGGCCGCGGTCCCCTACCTGGAGTCGATTGTGCTGGCGGCTGGCGCGCTGGCCCGCTTCGGCCCGGCCGAGCTGCAAAAGGAGTGGGGTGCCCCGGCGGTGGCGGGTTCGAAGATCCTGGCCGTCGCACTGGACGGCGAGATGGGCGATGGGCCGGTTCGGGCCACTTCGTCCGGGGATGGCCACAAGCTGACCGGGACCCGCACCCAGATCGCCTACGGCCCGGTCGCCGACGCTTTCCTGGTGCCCGCCGAAACCGACTCGGGTACTTCGGTTTTCCTGGTCGCCGCGAACGACCCGGGGGTGACGGTGACTGCCTTGGACACCACCGGGCTGGGTAGTATCGGGCACCTGAGGCTCGACGGTGTCGAGCTTGCCGCCGGCCGGGTGGTCGGTGACGGTGATGTCGTCAACTGGATCACGACGCTGGGTGTGCTCGGGCACAGCGCGTTTCAACTCGGCGTGCTCGAACGCGGCCTGCAGTTGACCGCCGAATATGCCCGTGAGCGTGAGCAATTCGATCGTCCGATCGGTAGCTTCCAGGCGGTCGGCCAGCGACTGGCGGACGGCTACATCGACGTCAAGGGTCTGCGGCTGACACTGACCCAGGCTGCGTGGCGGCTCAGCGAGGACCTGCCCGCCGAGACCGAGGTGGCGACGGCGGCGTTCTGGGCGGCCGACGCCGGACACCGCGTCGCGCATAGCATCGTCCACATCCACGGTGGGGTCGGCATCGACACCGACCATCCGGTGCACCGATATTTCCTGGCCGCCAAGCAAACCGAGTTCGCCGTGGGCGGAGCGACTGGCCAGCTACTGAAGATCGGCCGCGAACTGGCGGATACCCCCGCCTAG
- the fadD17 gene encoding long-chain-fatty-acid--CoA ligase FadD17 encodes MDSLPTVVDLLRPLVDIDDRGISFEDSFVSWRDHFRRGAAVAAALRARLDPSKPPHVGVLLENTPFFSTVLVAAGMTGLIPVGLNPVRRGDALVRDIAHADCQLVLADSKSAVTLGDIDHINVDSVEWAAEVSTHSNAEVRFQDASPDDLFMLIFTSGTSGNPKAVMCSHGKVAIAGATMSDRFSLGPADVCYASMPLFHSNAVLVGWAVALACRGSMVLRRKFSASGFLPDIRRYGATYANYVGKPLSYVLATPEGPDDADNPLRAVYGNEGAPADIERFAIRFGCRVVDGFGSTEGGIAIGRTPDTPPGALGPLPDEVRILDVDTGEPCPVGVAGELVNVTGAGRFEGYYNDDEANAARMAGGMYHSGDLAYRDEAGYAYFAGRLGDWLRVDGENLGTAPIERVLARHPDITEVAVYAIPDPAVGDQAMAAVVLASDAEFDVGAFRAFLAEQSDLGPKQWPSYVRISDNLPRTATFKVLKRQLSAEGLDCDDRVVPIPR; translated from the coding sequence GTGGACTCGTTACCTACGGTCGTCGACCTGCTTCGGCCGCTGGTCGACATCGACGACCGAGGTATCTCCTTCGAGGACTCGTTCGTCAGCTGGCGCGACCATTTTCGGCGGGGCGCCGCGGTCGCGGCGGCTCTGCGCGCTCGGCTGGATCCGAGCAAGCCGCCGCATGTCGGTGTGCTGCTAGAGAACACTCCGTTCTTCTCGACAGTCCTGGTCGCGGCCGGGATGACGGGACTCATTCCGGTCGGACTCAACCCGGTGCGTCGGGGGGATGCCTTGGTCCGCGACATCGCGCACGCGGACTGCCAACTGGTGCTGGCGGATTCGAAATCGGCTGTCACGCTGGGCGATATCGACCACATCAACGTCGACTCCGTGGAGTGGGCGGCCGAGGTGTCGACACACAGCAACGCCGAGGTGCGATTTCAGGACGCGTCTCCCGACGACCTGTTCATGCTGATCTTCACCTCGGGCACGAGCGGCAATCCGAAAGCCGTGATGTGCAGCCACGGCAAGGTGGCGATCGCCGGCGCAACGATGTCCGACCGCTTCAGCCTCGGCCCGGCTGACGTCTGTTACGCGTCGATGCCGCTGTTCCACTCCAACGCCGTACTGGTGGGCTGGGCGGTTGCACTGGCCTGTCGCGGCTCAATGGTGTTGCGGCGCAAGTTCTCCGCGTCGGGCTTCCTACCGGATATCCGCCGCTACGGCGCCACCTATGCGAATTACGTCGGCAAGCCGCTGTCTTACGTGTTGGCGACACCCGAGGGCCCGGACGACGCCGACAACCCACTGCGGGCGGTGTACGGCAACGAGGGCGCGCCCGCCGACATCGAGCGGTTCGCGATCAGATTCGGCTGCCGGGTGGTCGACGGCTTCGGGTCGACCGAAGGTGGCATCGCCATCGGACGGACACCGGACACGCCGCCCGGTGCGTTGGGTCCGCTGCCCGACGAGGTGCGGATTCTCGACGTCGACACCGGCGAACCATGCCCGGTCGGGGTCGCCGGTGAGCTGGTAAACGTCACCGGCGCAGGACGTTTCGAAGGTTACTACAACGACGACGAGGCCAATGCTGCGCGAATGGCCGGCGGCATGTACCACAGCGGCGACCTCGCCTACCGCGACGAGGCCGGCTACGCCTATTTCGCCGGACGTCTGGGAGACTGGCTGCGGGTCGACGGCGAAAACCTCGGCACCGCACCGATCGAGCGGGTGCTGGCCCGTCATCCGGACATCACAGAAGTTGCCGTGTACGCGATTCCCGACCCTGCAGTCGGCGACCAGGCGATGGCCGCTGTGGTACTGGCGTCCGACGCCGAATTCGACGTCGGCGCGTTTCGCGCGTTTCTCGCCGAACAATCCGACCTCGGCCCCAAGCAATGGCCGTCGTATGTGCGGATCAGCGACAATTTGCCTCGCACAGCGACTTTCAAGGTGCTCAAGCGACAGTTGTCGGCCGAGGGTCTCGACTGCGACGACCGGGTGGTGCCGATCCCCCGGTGA
- a CDS encoding acetolactate synthase large subunit, with the protein MNGAQALIKTLVDGGVDVCFANPGTSEMHFVAALDSVPRMRGVLTLFEGIATGAADGYARIADRPAAVLLHLGPGLGNGLANLHNARRARVPMVVVVGDHATYHKKYDAPLESDIDALAGSVSGWVRRTGDSADVAADAAEAIAETSARKQISTLILPADSSWNDGADIRPSPARNSGAPDVDSDAVESAVAALRSGQPAVLLIGGDATRGIGLVAGARIAEATGSRWYCETFPARLERGAGVPAVERIPYFAEAVVAQLEGTKHLILAGAPSPVSFFAYPGKPSDLVPEGCQVHVLAGPQGAAAALAAVADEVAPDVEARVAELSRPPLPTGDLTAVTVAAVVGALLPDNAIVVDESNTSSLPLAAATTGAPAHDWLTLTGGAIGYGIPAAVGAAVAAPDRPVLCLESDGSAMYTISGLWTQARENLDVTTVVYNNAAYDILRLELQRVGAGVAPGPKAKDLLDLSRPTMDFVKMAEGMGIPARRATTVDDFADALRAAFDEPGPHLIEAIVPSLTG; encoded by the coding sequence GTGAATGGTGCGCAGGCTCTGATCAAGACCTTGGTGGACGGTGGCGTCGACGTATGTTTCGCCAACCCGGGGACGTCGGAGATGCACTTCGTCGCCGCGCTGGACTCCGTCCCACGAATGCGCGGCGTGCTGACCCTGTTCGAGGGCATCGCGACGGGCGCCGCCGACGGCTATGCGCGCATCGCCGACCGGCCCGCCGCGGTCCTGCTGCACCTGGGCCCCGGACTGGGCAACGGGCTGGCCAACCTGCACAACGCCCGTCGTGCGCGCGTCCCGATGGTGGTCGTCGTGGGCGACCACGCGACCTACCACAAGAAATACGACGCCCCACTGGAATCCGACATCGACGCGCTCGCCGGCAGTGTCTCGGGATGGGTGCGCCGGACCGGCGACAGCGCCGACGTTGCCGCCGACGCCGCCGAGGCGATAGCGGAAACGTCTGCAAGAAAACAGATCTCGACGCTGATCTTGCCGGCCGACTCGTCTTGGAATGACGGGGCTGACATCAGACCGTCGCCGGCGCGGAATTCCGGAGCACCGGACGTCGACTCGGACGCCGTCGAATCGGCTGTGGCCGCGCTGCGGTCCGGCCAACCGGCCGTGTTGCTGATCGGAGGCGACGCGACCCGCGGGATCGGCCTCGTCGCCGGTGCGCGGATCGCCGAGGCCACCGGAAGTCGTTGGTACTGCGAGACCTTCCCGGCCCGACTGGAACGCGGCGCCGGCGTGCCGGCGGTCGAGCGGATCCCGTATTTCGCCGAAGCCGTTGTCGCCCAACTCGAGGGCACCAAGCACCTGATCCTGGCCGGCGCGCCGTCACCGGTGTCGTTCTTCGCTTATCCCGGCAAGCCCAGTGACCTGGTGCCGGAAGGTTGCCAAGTCCATGTTCTCGCCGGGCCGCAGGGGGCCGCAGCGGCATTGGCCGCAGTGGCGGACGAGGTCGCACCGGACGTCGAGGCCAGGGTCGCCGAACTGTCGCGCCCGCCGTTACCGACCGGAGATCTGACGGCGGTGACCGTCGCCGCGGTGGTGGGAGCGCTGTTGCCGGACAACGCAATTGTCGTCGACGAGTCGAACACGTCCAGTCTCCCGCTGGCAGCCGCAACCACCGGTGCGCCCGCTCACGACTGGTTGACACTGACCGGCGGCGCGATCGGCTACGGCATACCGGCGGCCGTCGGGGCCGCCGTCGCTGCGCCCGACCGTCCCGTGCTGTGCCTCGAGTCCGACGGCTCGGCGATGTACACGATTTCGGGCCTGTGGACCCAGGCGCGCGAGAACCTCGACGTCACGACCGTCGTCTACAACAACGCCGCCTACGACATTCTCCGGCTCGAACTACAACGAGTAGGCGCTGGCGTGGCGCCCGGGCCCAAGGCCAAAGACCTGCTCGACTTATCCCGGCCGACAATGGATTTCGTCAAGATGGCCGAAGGCATGGGAATTCCGGCCCGGCGTGCGACCACGGTCGACGACTTCGCCGACGCGCTGCGGGCTGCTTTCGACGAACCCGGACCGCATCTGATCGAGGCCATCGTCCCGTCACTGACGGGCTAG
- a CDS encoding fructosamine kinase family protein, producing the protein MTDFIKSHAGAPEGFFACEAAGLQWLSAADGGVPCVPVVAVDATSLTLQRLESTSPSADAAFEFGSRLAVTHDAGAAGFGAGPDGWDGPGFFGPLTQPLPMSLRPQAEWGRFYADERLAPMAEMAAPRLPGATRDAVGAVAERCRAGDFDDGDAPARLHGDLWGGNVMWTPDGVVLIDPAAHGGHRENDLALLALFGCPHYDEIVDGYQSVHPLQSDWRARLGLHQLYALLAHVVLFGGGHAQRTQICANSALAL; encoded by the coding sequence TTGACCGACTTCATCAAGAGTCACGCCGGAGCGCCGGAGGGCTTCTTCGCGTGTGAAGCAGCTGGGCTGCAATGGCTTTCGGCTGCCGACGGTGGGGTGCCGTGCGTGCCGGTGGTCGCGGTGGACGCGACGAGCCTCACGCTGCAGCGGCTCGAGTCGACGTCGCCGAGCGCGGACGCCGCGTTCGAATTCGGCAGTCGGTTAGCCGTCACCCACGACGCCGGGGCTGCGGGCTTCGGCGCCGGCCCCGACGGTTGGGACGGCCCCGGCTTCTTCGGACCGCTCACTCAGCCGTTGCCGATGTCGCTTCGGCCGCAGGCGGAGTGGGGCCGGTTTTACGCCGACGAACGCCTCGCTCCGATGGCCGAGATGGCCGCACCCCGTCTACCCGGTGCGACGCGTGACGCTGTCGGCGCCGTCGCGGAGCGTTGTCGCGCCGGTGATTTCGACGACGGCGATGCTCCGGCCCGGCTGCACGGCGACCTGTGGGGCGGCAACGTGATGTGGACACCCGACGGTGTCGTGCTGATCGACCCGGCGGCCCATGGCGGGCACCGCGAGAACGACCTGGCCCTGCTTGCCTTGTTCGGCTGCCCGCACTACGACGAGATCGTCGACGGCTATCAGAGCGTGCATCCGCTGCAATCGGACTGGCGCGCCCGCCTCGGGTTGCATCAGCTCTATGCGTTGCTTGCACACGTGGTGCTGTTCGGCGGTGGGCACGCGCAGCGGACTCAGATCTGTGCGAACTCTGCGTTGGCGCTGTGA
- a CDS encoding acyl-CoA synthetase, translated as MSGNVTRSNLGSVALNIADLAEHAIDAVPDRVALICGGEQLTYAQLEEKANRLAHYLQEQGVKKDDKVGLYCRNRIEIVIAMVGIVKAGAILVNINYRYVEGELRYLFENSDMVALVHERQYSERVANVLPDTPNVKTVLVVEDGSDADYSGYGGVEFYSAIANSSSERDFAPRSADDIYLLYTGGTTGFPKGVMWRHEDIYRVLFGGTDFATGEFIKDEYDLAKGAAANPPMVRHPIPPMIHGATQSATWMSIFSGQTTVLAPEFNADEVWRTIHDHKVNLLFFTGDAMARPLLDALLAHQDKGNEYDLSSLFLLASTAALFSPSIKEKFLELLPNRVITDSIGSSETGFGGTSIVAKDAPHAGGPRVTIDHKTVVLDDDGNEVKPGSGVRGFLAKKGNIPVGYYKDEKKTAETFQTINGVRYAIPGDFATVEEDGSVTMLGRGSVSINSGGEKIYPEEVEAALKGHPDVFDALVVGVPDPRYGQHVAAVVQARPGARPALSDLDSFVRAEIAGYKVPRSLWLVDEVKRSPAGKPDYRWAKEQTEARPADDVHAAHATA; from the coding sequence TTGTCAGGAAATGTAACACGTTCTAATTTAGGGTCCGTGGCCCTGAATATTGCCGACTTGGCGGAGCACGCCATCGATGCCGTCCCTGACCGCGTAGCCCTGATCTGCGGTGGGGAACAACTGACCTACGCCCAGCTCGAGGAGAAGGCGAATCGCCTCGCGCACTACCTGCAGGAGCAGGGCGTCAAGAAGGACGACAAGGTCGGCCTGTACTGCCGCAACCGCATCGAGATAGTCATCGCGATGGTCGGCATCGTCAAGGCCGGCGCGATCCTGGTCAACATCAACTACCGCTACGTCGAGGGCGAACTGCGCTACCTGTTCGAGAACTCCGACATGGTCGCCCTGGTGCACGAGCGGCAGTACTCCGAGCGCGTCGCCAACGTGCTGCCGGACACCCCGAACGTCAAGACGGTCCTGGTCGTCGAGGACGGGAGCGACGCCGACTACTCGGGCTACGGCGGCGTCGAGTTCTACTCCGCGATCGCGAACAGCTCGTCCGAGCGCGACTTCGCTCCTCGCAGCGCCGACGACATCTACCTGCTTTACACCGGCGGCACCACCGGATTTCCAAAGGGCGTGATGTGGCGCCATGAGGACATCTACCGCGTGCTGTTCGGTGGAACCGACTTCGCCACAGGCGAATTCATCAAAGACGAGTACGACCTGGCCAAGGGCGCGGCGGCCAACCCGCCGATGGTGCGGCATCCGATTCCGCCGATGATCCACGGCGCCACCCAGTCGGCCACCTGGATGTCGATCTTCTCCGGTCAAACAACGGTTCTCGCACCGGAATTCAATGCCGACGAGGTGTGGCGCACGATCCACGACCACAAGGTGAACCTGTTGTTCTTTACCGGCGACGCGATGGCGCGGCCGCTGCTGGACGCTTTGTTGGCGCACCAGGACAAGGGGAACGAGTACGATCTGTCGTCGCTGTTCCTGCTCGCCTCGACCGCCGCGCTGTTCTCGCCGAGCATCAAAGAGAAATTCCTCGAGTTGCTGCCCAACCGAGTGATCACCGACTCAATTGGCTCCTCGGAGACCGGGTTTGGTGGCACCAGCATCGTCGCCAAGGACGCCCCGCACGCCGGCGGACCGCGGGTGACGATCGACCACAAGACCGTTGTCCTCGACGACGACGGCAACGAGGTCAAGCCGGGCTCCGGTGTCCGCGGCTTCCTCGCCAAGAAGGGCAACATTCCCGTCGGCTACTACAAGGACGAGAAGAAGACCGCCGAGACGTTCCAGACCATCAACGGCGTCCGCTACGCGATACCGGGCGACTTCGCCACAGTCGAAGAGGACGGCAGTGTCACGATGCTGGGCCGCGGTTCGGTGTCGATCAACAGCGGCGGCGAGAAGATCTACCCCGAAGAGGTCGAGGCCGCACTGAAGGGTCACCCGGACGTGTTCGACGCGCTGGTTGTCGGCGTACCCGACCCGCGCTACGGCCAGCACGTCGCGGCCGTCGTGCAGGCCCGTCCCGGTGCGCGGCCCGCGTTGTCCGACCTGGACTCGTTCGTCCGCGCCGAGATCGCGGGATACAAAGTGCCGCGCAGCCTTTGGCTGGTCGACGAGGTGAAGCGCTCGCCGGCGGGCAAGCCGGACTACCGCTGGGCCAAGGAGCAGACCGAGGCTCGGCCGGCCGACGACGTGCACGCGGCGCACGCGACCGCTTGA
- a CDS encoding crotonase/enoyl-CoA hydratase family protein, whose amino-acid sequence MSEVEKKADALIEQRGHTLILTLNRPEARNALSTEMLSIMVEAWDRVDNDPDIRCCILTGAGGYFCAGMDLKAATAKPPGDSFKDGSYDPSRIDALLKGRRLTKPLIAAVEGPAIAGGTEILQGTDIRIAGESAKFGISEAKWSLYPMGGSAVRLVRQIPYTIAADLLLTGRHITAAEALSYGLIGYVVPDGSALDKALEIADVIANNGPLAVQAILRAIRETEGLHENDAFKIDTKLGIGVFLSEDAKEGPLAFKEKRAPQFKNR is encoded by the coding sequence GTGAGCGAGGTAGAAAAGAAGGCTGACGCCCTCATTGAGCAGCGCGGACACACTTTGATCCTGACGCTGAACCGCCCCGAGGCCCGCAACGCACTTTCCACCGAGATGCTCTCGATCATGGTGGAGGCCTGGGACCGCGTCGACAACGATCCGGACATCCGCTGCTGCATCCTGACCGGCGCCGGCGGCTACTTCTGTGCGGGCATGGACCTCAAGGCCGCGACCGCCAAACCACCGGGCGATTCGTTCAAGGACGGCAGTTACGACCCGTCGCGCATCGACGCGCTACTCAAGGGCCGGCGACTGACCAAGCCGCTGATCGCGGCCGTCGAGGGACCGGCGATTGCCGGCGGCACCGAGATCCTGCAGGGCACCGACATTCGCATCGCCGGCGAGAGTGCCAAGTTCGGCATCTCCGAGGCCAAATGGAGCCTGTACCCGATGGGCGGCTCCGCGGTTCGCCTCGTGCGGCAGATCCCGTACACGATCGCCGCCGATCTGCTGCTGACCGGACGGCACATCACCGCCGCCGAGGCGCTGTCGTACGGCCTCATCGGCTACGTCGTTCCCGACGGCAGCGCGCTGGACAAAGCGCTCGAGATTGCCGACGTGATTGCCAACAACGGACCGCTCGCGGTGCAGGCGATCCTGCGCGCCATTCGCGAGACCGAAGGTCTGCACGAGAACGATGCGTTCAAGATCGACACCAAGCTGGGCATCGGGGTGTTCCTCTCCGAGGACGCCAAGGAAGGCCCGTTGGCGTTCAAGGAGAAGCGCGCCCCGCAGTTCAAAAACCGCTGA
- a CDS encoding cytochrome P450, with the protein MTSTIPETILNIDLADGNFYADRKTSREAYSWMRANQPVFRDRNGLAGATTYQAIIDAERNPELFSNTGGIRPDQPGMPYMIDMDDPAHLVRRKLVNAGFTRKRVTEKIPSLGRLCDSLIDAVCERGECDFVRDIAAPLPMAVIGDMLGVLPEERSKLLQWSDDLVTGLSSHLDPTGPEFQTVMNAFAGYTEFTMGTIAKRRAEPLDDLFSILVNAEVDGQRMSDDEIVMETLLILIGGDETTRHTLSGGTEQLVRHRDQWDALRADPDALLPGAIEEMLRWTSPVKNMCRMLTADTEFHGTELKQGEKIMLLFESANFDEAMFSNADQFDMRRDPNSHVAFGFGTHFCLGNQLARLELRLMTERVLQRLPDLRLASDDAGLPLRPANFVSGLESMPMVFTPSAPVGA; encoded by the coding sequence ATGACTTCGACGATCCCGGAGACGATCCTCAACATCGACTTGGCGGACGGCAACTTCTACGCCGACCGCAAGACCTCCCGCGAGGCCTACAGCTGGATGCGCGCCAACCAGCCGGTGTTCCGCGACCGCAACGGACTGGCCGGAGCCACGACCTACCAGGCCATCATCGACGCCGAGCGCAATCCCGAGCTGTTCTCCAACACCGGCGGCATCCGGCCCGATCAGCCCGGCATGCCGTACATGATCGACATGGACGACCCGGCGCACCTGGTGCGGCGCAAGCTGGTCAACGCCGGCTTCACCCGCAAGCGGGTCACCGAGAAGATCCCGTCGCTGGGCCGGTTGTGTGACAGCCTGATCGACGCGGTCTGCGAGCGCGGGGAGTGCGACTTCGTCCGCGACATCGCCGCGCCGCTGCCGATGGCGGTGATCGGCGACATGCTCGGCGTGCTGCCCGAGGAGCGCAGCAAGCTGCTGCAGTGGTCGGACGATCTGGTAACCGGCCTGAGTTCGCACCTCGACCCGACCGGCCCGGAATTCCAGACCGTGATGAATGCCTTTGCGGGATATACCGAATTCACCATGGGCACGATCGCCAAGCGGCGCGCCGAGCCACTCGACGACCTGTTCTCCATCCTGGTCAACGCCGAAGTCGACGGGCAGCGGATGAGCGACGACGAGATCGTGATGGAGACGCTGCTGATCCTGATCGGTGGCGACGAGACGACCCGGCACACGTTGTCCGGAGGGACCGAGCAATTGGTGCGCCATCGAGACCAGTGGGACGCACTGCGCGCCGACCCCGATGCGCTGCTGCCCGGCGCGATCGAGGAGATGCTGCGCTGGACGTCACCGGTGAAGAACATGTGCCGAATGTTGACCGCCGACACCGAGTTTCACGGCACCGAGTTGAAGCAGGGCGAGAAGATCATGCTGCTGTTCGAGTCGGCCAACTTCGACGAGGCCATGTTCTCCAACGCCGACCAGTTCGACATGCGGCGAGACCCGAACAGCCACGTCGCATTCGGCTTCGGCACGCACTTCTGTCTGGGAAACCAGTTGGCCCGCTTGGAGTTGCGCCTGATGACCGAGCGGGTGCTGCAACGTCTGCCGGATCTGCGGCTGGCCTCCGACGACGCCGGCTTGCCGTTGCGGCCGGCCAACTTCGTCAGCGGCCTGGAGTCGATGCCGATGGTGTTCACTCCGTCCGCCCCCGTCGGGGCCTAG
- a CDS encoding acetoacetate decarboxylase family protein codes for MPNSQHTIAGTVLTMPVQIRKADVHTAMFSVDATAAQRLIDYSGLRVCQHRPGRAVVNLMLARYIDGDLGKYHEFGTAVMVNPPGSDARGLKALGDAAAFIHHLPVDQAFTLEAGRTIWGFPKIMADFTVREGSRFGFDLSADGQHIAGIDFGRGLPVPSLFTAKPQVLKTYTFAEGTTREVPWEMRIRQVRGRPGGATLRLGDHPYAAELASLGLPKRAMVSGAVGHVEMTFGDAYAID; via the coding sequence ATGCCGAATTCCCAGCACACCATCGCCGGAACAGTGCTCACCATGCCAGTGCAGATTCGTAAAGCGGACGTCCACACCGCGATGTTCTCGGTCGATGCCACTGCGGCACAACGACTTATCGACTACAGCGGCCTGCGGGTCTGCCAACATCGCCCCGGCCGTGCCGTCGTCAACCTGATGCTGGCCCGCTACATCGACGGGGATCTCGGGAAGTACCACGAATTCGGCACCGCCGTGATGGTCAACCCGCCGGGCTCGGATGCCCGCGGCCTCAAGGCACTCGGCGACGCCGCGGCGTTCATCCATCACCTGCCGGTGGACCAGGCCTTCACGCTGGAGGCCGGACGCACGATTTGGGGATTCCCAAAGATCATGGCGGACTTCACCGTTCGCGAAGGCAGCCGGTTCGGCTTTGACCTCAGCGCCGACGGGCAGCACATAGCCGGCATCGACTTCGGCCGCGGGCTGCCGGTGCCGTCGTTGTTCACCGCCAAGCCGCAGGTGCTCAAGACGTACACCTTCGCCGAGGGCACGACCCGTGAGGTGCCGTGGGAGATGCGGATCCGTCAGGTCCGCGGCCGTCCAGGCGGGGCAACGCTTCGCCTCGGCGACCACCCGTACGCCGCGGAGCTGGCGTCGCTGGGCCTGCCGAAGCGCGCGATGGTGTCGGGCGCGGTCGGCCACGTCGAGATGACCTTCGGCGACGCATACGCCATAGACTGA
- a CDS encoding LLM class F420-dependent oxidoreductase, whose product MKLGLQLGYWGAQPPDNHAELVAAAENAGFDAVFTAEAWGSDAYTPLAWWGSATQRLRLGTSVVQLSARTPTACAMAALTLDHLSGGRHILGLGVSGPQVVEGWYGQAFPKPLARTREYVDIIRQVWEREKPVTSDGPHYPLPLKSDRATGLGKPLKPITHPLRSDIPIMLGAEGPKNVALAAEVCDGWLPIFYTPRMADTYNEWLDEGFARPGARRSRKDFEICATANIVITDDRPAAFAAMKPYIALYMGGMGAEDTNFHADVYRRMGYADVVDDVTKLFRSGHKDGKERAAEIIPDEVIDDAAIVGDVDYVRKQIKAWEAAGVTMMVVNGRNTEQVQELASLV is encoded by the coding sequence ATGAAGCTTGGACTCCAGCTGGGTTACTGGGGCGCCCAGCCGCCCGACAACCACGCCGAACTCGTCGCGGCGGCCGAGAACGCCGGATTCGACGCGGTGTTCACCGCCGAGGCCTGGGGTTCGGACGCCTACACCCCGCTGGCCTGGTGGGGCTCGGCGACGCAGCGCCTGCGGCTCGGGACGTCCGTCGTGCAGTTGTCCGCGCGCACCCCGACGGCGTGCGCGATGGCGGCCTTGACGCTCGACCACCTGTCCGGCGGCCGACACATCCTCGGTCTCGGCGTCTCCGGTCCGCAGGTGGTGGAGGGCTGGTACGGCCAGGCGTTCCCCAAGCCGCTGGCCCGGACCCGCGAATACGTCGACATCATCCGTCAGGTCTGGGAACGCGAGAAGCCGGTCACCAGCGACGGCCCGCACTACCCGCTGCCGCTGAAGAGCGACCGCGCAACCGGTCTCGGCAAGCCGCTCAAGCCGATCACCCACCCGCTGCGCTCTGACATCCCGATCATGCTGGGCGCCGAGGGACCGAAGAACGTGGCTTTGGCCGCCGAGGTCTGCGACGGCTGGCTGCCGATCTTCTACACGCCGCGGATGGCTGACACCTACAACGAATGGCTGGACGAGGGCTTCGCTCGACCGGGCGCCCGCCGCAGCCGCAAGGATTTCGAGATCTGTGCGACGGCGAACATCGTCATCACCGACGACCGGCCCGCCGCGTTCGCGGCGATGAAGCCCTACATCGCGCTCTACATGGGCGGGATGGGCGCCGAGGACACCAACTTCCACGCTGACGTCTATCGCCGGATGGGCTACGCCGACGTGGTCGACGACGTGACGAAGCTGTTCCGCAGTGGACACAAGGACGGCAAAGAGCGAGCGGCCGAGATCATCCCCGACGAGGTGATCGACGACGCGGCGATCGTCGGCGACGTCGACTACGTGCGTAAGCAGATCAAGGCCTGGGAAGCGGCCGGGGTGACCATGATGGTGGTCAACGGTCGCAATACAGAGCAGGTCCAGGAGTTGGCCAGCCTGGTCTGA